Proteins encoded by one window of Rutidosis leptorrhynchoides isolate AG116_Rl617_1_P2 chromosome 7, CSIRO_AGI_Rlap_v1, whole genome shotgun sequence:
- the LOC139857372 gene encoding UTP--glucose-1-phosphate uridylyltransferase translates to MAAADTEKLNNLRSAVSGLSQISENEKSGFINLVSRYLSGEAQHVDWSKIQTPTDKIVVPYDSLAALPEDDASTKSLLDKLVVLKLNGGLGTTMGCTGPKSVIEVRNGLTFLDLIVIQLESLNKKYGCNVPLLLMNSFNTHEDTQKIVEKYAGSNIEIHTFNQSQYPRLVVDDFSPLPSKGETGKDGWYPPGHGDVFPSLMNSGKLEALLSKGKEYVFVANSDNLGAVVDLKILNHLIQNKNEYCMEVTPKTLADVKGGTLISYDGKVQLLEIAQVPDEHVNEFKSIEKFKIFNTNNLWVNLNAIKRLVQADALKMEIIPNPKEVNGVKVLQLETAAGAAIKFFDNAIGVNVPRSRFLPVKASSDLLLVQSDLYTEKDGYVVRNPARTNPENPSIELGPEFKKVGDFLKRFKSIPSIIELDSLKVSGDVWFGSSVVLKGKVVVAAKSGEKLEIPDGTVLENKEVHGTADI, encoded by the exons TGGAGAAGCGCAGCATGTTGATTGGAGTAAGATCCAGACGCCAACTGACAAGATCGTTGTGCCGTATGATAGCCTAGCAGCTCTACCAGAAG ATGATGCTTCGACCAAGAGTCTATTGGATAAGCTTGTGGTTCTAAAGCTTAATGGTGGCTTGGGGACAACAATGGGATGCACTGGTCCAAA ATCTGTCATTGAAGTCCGAAATGGATTAACCTTTTTAGACTTGATTGTCATCCAACTTGAG TCACTCAACAAGAAGTATGGGTGCAATGTACCATTGCTTTTAATGAACTCATTCAACACACATGAAGATACACAGAAG ATTGTTGAAAAATATGCTGGTTCAAATATTGAGATTCACACCTTCAATCAG AGTCAATATCCTCGATTGGTTGTTGATGACTTTTCGCCACTACCATCAAAAGGAGAAACTGGCAAGGATGGATG GTACCCCCcagggcatggtgatgttttcccatcCTTGATGAACAGTGGCAAACTCGAAGCTCTTTTGTCAaag GGCAAGGAATACGTCTTCGTTGCCAATTCTGATAACTTGGGAGCTGTAGTTGATTTGA AAATCTTAAATCACTTGATCCAGAACAAGAATGAGTATTGCATGGAG GTAACACCCAAAACATTGGCTGATGTGAAAGGTGGTACTCTAATTTCGTACGATGGGAAAGTTCAG CTTCTTGAAATTGCACAAGTTCCTGATGAACAT GTCAATGAGTTCAAATCAATTGAGAAGTTCAAAATCTTCAACACCAACAACTT GTGGGTGAACTTGAATGCGATTAAAAGACTTGTGCAAGCAGATGCACTTAAGATGGAGATTATTCCGAATCCAAAG GAAGTCAATGGAGTAAAAGTTCTCCAGCTAGAAACTGCTGCAGGTGCTGCAATCAAG TTTTTTGATAATGCCATTGGTGTTAATGTCCCCCGATCGCGGTTCCTACCAGTGAAAGCAAGTTCAGATTTGCTTCTTGTTCAG TCCGATCTATACACAGAAAAAGATGGCTATGTGGTTCGCAACCCAGCTAGGACAAATCCCGAAAACCCTTCAATCGAATTGGGTCCCGAATTCAAAAAG GTTGGTGACTTCTTGAAGCGGTTCAAGTCGATCCCCAGTATAATTGAGCTTGATAGCTTGAAGGTTTCTGGTGATGTCTGGTTTGGATCTTCTGTTGTTCTCAAG GGTAAAGTGGTGGTTGCTGCAAAATCTGGAGAGAAGCTTGAAATTCCAGATGGAACGGTACTTGAAAACAAG GAGGTGCATGGTACTGCCGATATATAA